In the genome of Calditrichota bacterium, the window TAAGACAGAATATTCGTGCCCTGGAAAGGAAAATTGAACAGATAGCTATTCTTTCAGAGCGTTATCAAAATGATCGTGCGCAATTATTAATAAACAAATCAAAAGATGAATTTTTACTTGCTCAAAATTTATTAGCGGAATGGGCTAAATTATCCAGACCACGTCCTGCTCAAAAATTGATTGAAGCCAGGGCTCATTATATTCTCTCAAATAGCCTCGCCGATCAAGCATCTCGCTTACTTTTATTTAAGCCTGCGGCGGATCTTAAAACAGAACTGGAAAGATTAATTATACGTGCAGAGTCTGTTGTTCATAACAAGAATACCAATGAGATTCGTTATTTTTTAAACAAAGCACGTACATTTCATCAGGAATCATTAAATGCATTTAGAAAAAGCAGTTATTTAAAAGGCCATGAATATTTAAAAATTGCTATTTACTTTGCAGAGAAAACTATTTCACTGGCAACTTCAAACCAGGATGACACAAATCATTTAAAAAAGCTTGAAGAACAAAGAAATAATATTCTGGTTTTATTGAACCAGGTCTCCAATTCGATTAGTGATAATCCTGTTTTAAGCGAACTTTATCAGAATGCCCAGAACTATATCAAACGTGCCTTAACCGCTTATAATAATGGGAATTTAAACGGTGCTTATTCGCATCTTCAAATTGCAGAGCGTCTGGTTTACCGAATAATTGACCTGTCTGAAAATAGTAATAATTCCAGTGAAGACCGTATAAAGGATGATTTTCAATCTCTTGGAAGGTATCTGAATTCTGTTCGCAATGAATTGGAAAGCCAGGGACAAAGCAGCAAATTACTTGACCGCGCAGACAAGATATATTCTGAAGCAGGCAAAAACATTTCCCGTGGGCAATTTGAAAAGGCAGCAGGAAACCTTAAGCTTTCACAGAGGATGGGAATGCGTGCCTTCAATAAAATATCATCAGATCGTCAACCCGGCCAAGAAAACCTGCAAAATCGTATCAAGGAAATTCAACGTTTAACAAAACTGCAAGAAAATAGAATTGCAGAAAATGAAACCAACTCTTTAAAATCTTTACACAACCAGGCCGTAAAATTTCTCAACCAGGCAGAACAAGCCTTTATAAATAAAAAATACAGACAAGCTTCGTATTTATTAAACCTAAGCTTACGTGTATTGAACAGAACTGAAAAACTGATTGGGAGTATTCAAACAGCCCAAATTTCACCTAAGAAAATTGAAGATGATTTAATACGAATTGAGCAAATATTTACACGCTTGACTAATAATCCCTCTTTGCAGGATCAGGAAAAGGTAAAGGTTAATTATCTCTCTGAACTACTCAAGAAAGCCCGTCAGGAATATCAAAGCAATAACCTGGCTTTCACGCGTGAAATTCTTTTTATCATCCAGCATCAACTGAGTACAATGCTCAAAAACTAAACTTTAATGGATTGGAAATTGAACGGATTTCGGCTTCATGAATAATCCTTTAATTACATATTGTGTTTTGCTTTTTGCAATTTGTGGTAAACTTTTTGCTCAGGAAACTGAACAAGGGGAATACGAGCTTTTAGCAATGGAAATAGATATGTTGGGATCCTACTCAACTTTTTCTCAAAACACAAATGCATTAATTGACTCTGCCAAAGAATACGCCCTAAAAGGTGATTATGATTTTGCCATTGTTTATTTAGAAGAAGCTAAAAGTAGCATTACTACCCCAGAAAATGTAAACAAGCCAAATGAAATTTCACATTCAAAGAAAATATTCTTTTTTAATCTGCAAACAGGGATTGATTACAACCGCCAGGAATTTGAGCTGGGTTTTGAACAAAGCGACAGTGTTTTACTTGATGAATTAAGTAAACCGTTTGTTGGATTTGACCTTAGGTACTTAAGTGATGATCATACTTTCCAATTGGAAAACAATCTGAGATATGATAAGGAAAACCTGCAAAATGAACTGTTTTTACAAAATGAGTTTAAGAATAGCTCACTTTCTTTTACCCCAAAACTCGGGATAGTTTTTGATAAAAATTTTTCTTACTCAACCCTTGGGTATCTTGAAGTATTTACTGATTTGGGTATTAAAAGTGCTGATATAAATTCTAGTTGGTATTGGAGTATTAAAAACCTGGTAAGGTACAAAAGGTTTGAACAGTCTACAGAGACAATTCCCAATTTTATACGTAACACTTTTACAGCTTACCTGGTTAAGAGTTATAATTTTAATAAAAACTTACAGTTTGATTATAACTTTGATCTTAATGAAAGCATTAAATATTTAAATAATGATTTTAGTGAACATGATGCAGGGATTAGTTATCAGGACCAATTTTTTAAGCGCCTTAAATTCCGTGGTTCAATACGATCCAGAATAAATGAATTTAACTATTTAGTGCAGGATGAACTACGTGACAGTTCATTTACAAACAGATCGCAAACATATTCTGTTAATCCAAGTTTAAAATATGAATTAAATCCTCTTTTCAGCATCGATTTAAAATATAAAGTCGATTTTAAAAAATTTGATATTAAAACTGAACAGGAGCCGGATTACGTATTTCAATTTATAAATCCTGCTTTAATTACGCACTTAAATGATAATGTCAGCATAAAACTTGGGTATGTCTTCGAAAAAAAATCTCATAAAACTTCTGCATTGCTTGAGGAGCAATATATAAAAGATCAAAACTATAGTTCGCAAGGCATAGCAACAGGTTTAGATTATGCTTCAGTTTCAGGAATTATTATTTCCTTAAATGCTGAGTATATGCTACGCCGTTATCCAAATGTACAGGAAGATGTAACCTTTAGTATTTATTCAAACAGAAATATTTTAAACTTCCTCTTTTTTGCGCAAGTGCCCATAAATGAAAACATCTCAATAAACGCCATCGGCTCTTATGATAATGACAAAGATATTGACAGTGATTTTAACGATTCAATTTCATCATTTTATACGTTTGAGCTTACATATTCATTTTAATATCATCTAAATACACTTTCATGAAACATTCGGAAACTGTTTAAGTATTAGTATCATATTAATACAAATCTAAATAATGCCGAATAACTAATTATCACCTTGCTTTTATACATTAGTTCAGGTAAATTTGGGGCATTAAATTTCTGCATAGAAATATCATATTTCCCCCAAATCTTAAAGAGTATTTATAGAATCAATTCAAAATTTTAACTTTTCGTTTCAAAAATAAAACAATTTTAAACATATATTAAGGCAGGTTTTTCTGTTTTAATTTGGAGTAGTAATGGAACAGCATTTACATCTTTTATCCGTATACCTGAAAAAATGGTCTTATGGAGAAAACAAACTTACACTAAACTTTTCTTTTTGCCTTGGAGATAAATATCATAGAAAACACCGTGATTTAAAGATAGCCAAGGCGACAAATATGGTTAATGAAATTTTATCACAGGTAATAAAAGAAGCAAAGTCTGAAAAAGGCAGTACTATTAAAGTGGTTAATGAAGGCGAAGCAAAAAAGCAGCTTAATGCTTTTTTTATGAAGATAGGCAAAGAGTTTAATCAAAATAAAAAAAGCCGTGGTAAGTCCAGAATGATTTCATCGCGAAGCATAGATTTTTACTATAAAGATAGTGAGTATGAATTGCTCACAGATGAGATAAAGTTTTTTGTTCATTTAAACCGTGGTCTAAATAAAATGAATGGTGATTTGTGGGCCAATGCAATTTCTGACTTTAAACAGGCTTTAAAAATTAAACCTGAGGATGTAATTGTCAATAAACATTTAGCAAGTGCTTATAACAAATTAGGTCAGTTTTCTGATGCAGTTACACCATTAAAAATTTATGTGGATTCTGAACATAGTGCAGAAAGTTTGAACACATTGGCCACAGCCTATATAAATCTTGAAGAGTTTGACAAGGCTGACAAAATTTACAAACAGATATCTGAAGAATTTGATGACCAGACAATGGCTCTTTTTGGCAGAGCACAAATCGCATATAAGCAGGGATTGAATTATCTGGAATACCTGGATGAAATATATAAAACTAATTCGACCTGGTTGGTTGAAAAACTAAAAACCAATTGGGAGTACAAACTGGCCAATGAAGACTTGCAAACTACCTGGAACGCATCAACAGCTGCTCGTTATCTTGGCTTTGAGCGGCCATTCGATCTAACAAAAAAAGCATTTAATCATGAAATCCCTTGTTATTTTAATGCCGATAAAGGCACAATACGTTTTGTAAAAGAAGAGATTGATTGCTGGATTGAACTTCGCAATAAGTATAATTTGGATGGATCCAAATATAAAGTTTTTGTAAATAAACTAACTGCGGAAGAAAAAAAGCTTACCTCTAAAAAGAAGCAGGGTGTAAAAGTAGCATCATAATATTTTAAATATCCACAAACCTTTCCTTTATAAATGAATAATCAGTATCCGGTTAAGAAAAACCAGGTATATCCATTGGATGTTACCTCTTTGGCTTTTGGCGGGCAGGGTGTTGCCCGAATTGACGACTATGTTGTTTTTATTAAACGTGCATTGCCGGGCGATAATGTTAATGCCAGGATAACAAAAAGAAAAAAAAGTTATGCTGAGGCGAGGATTGTTTCGTTTAACAAAAAATCCGATCAAAGGATTGACCCGCAATGTAAATTTTTTGATTCTTGCGGTGGTTGCACCTGGCAAAATTTAATCTATAAAGACCAGTTGGCCTATAAAACGCAAATCGTTTCAGACTCAGTGAGCAGAATATCCGGTTTGAAGGAAACCACTGTAAAACCGATTATCCCCTCAGAAAGTTTTTTTCATTATCGCAACAAAATGGAATTTTCTTTTGCTGAAAAAAAGTGGCTTACTTTTGAAGAATTGGAGAATAAATCCATTTCAAAAGATTTTGCTTTAGGGCTTCATGTCCCGGGCACTTTTGATAAAATTGTACATATTGATAAATGCCTTTTGCAAAGTAATGAAGCATCTGGAATTCTTGATTTTGTATCAAAATATTCGCAGGAAAATAATTTAACACCTTATGGAATTCGCTCCCATGAGGGTTTACTTCGTTTTCTTGTCATTCGTCAAAGCCATTATAACAAAGAGATAATGGTTAATATTGTTACTGCTTATAAGGACAAGAAAATACAGGAACTGGCTGATGAGCTATTGGATCGTTTTGAAAATATTGCCGGAATTGTAAACAATATAAATTCTCGCAAAGCGCAGATTGCAGTTGGGGAAGAAGAAATATTATTAGCCGGAAAAGATTGGATTGAAGATAAAATTGGGCCTTTTGTTTTTAGAATTTCTGCAAATTCATTTTTCCAGACCAATACGGCACAGGCCGAACTTTTATATGAAACTGCAATAAATTTTGCAGACATAAACCCGGATGAAACTGTATGGGATTTATATTCCGGAACTGGGACGATTAGCCTTTTTTTGGCGCAGAAAGCTAAAAATGTCATAGGGTTTGAAATTACCCAAAGCTCGGTGGAAAATGCTTTTGAAAATGCGGAAAAATATAATGTAAAAAATGTGGATTTTGTTGCCGGCGATGTAATCAACAATATGGAAACATCGCAGGAGAAAGTTGATGTAATTGTAACCGATCCACCACGTGCAGGAATGCATGAAAAGGTAGTACTGTCAATTTTAAAAATCGCTCCAAAAAAAATAGTATACGTATCTTGCAACCCAACAACAATGGCCAGGGATTTAAAATTACTGGAAGAAAAATATACGGTTGATATTATTCAACCGGTTGATATGTTTCCACAAACCTACCATATTGAATGTGTAACCAGGCTTAGTTTAAAAAATAACAAATGACAAAATTCAAATTATAAATAAATTGCAATTATCAAAGTCCAAAATTAAAAAGTAAAGCATTACAAAACTGTTTGGTAATTTGGTAGTTTGGTTTTGCATTTTGTGATTTATATGTTTTTTGATATTGTATATTTTGATTTTAGGACACTATGCGCAGGAAATTAGAATTCGAAGAAATTTTTAAGGACAGGCCCTCGGTTGATGATTTAAAAAATCTTGAGCGAAAACCGATTATTGCCTTGATTGACAATATCAGAAGTATGCACAACGTTGGCAGTATTTTTCGTTCAAGTGATGGGGCGCGAATAGAAAAACTTCTTTTATCCGGATTTACACCATCGCCGCCAAGACCAGAAATTTCTAAAACGGCTTTGGGCGCGACCGATTCCGTACCATGGGCTTATGTTGATGATTCTGTTTCAAAAATTGAAGAGCTGAAAAAAGCCGGCTATACGATCTACGTGGTTGAACAGACCAGTGATAGTACCGTTTACAGCGATGTTCAGTTTAAATTTCCCTTATGCTTTATTGTGGGTAACGAGGTAGATGGTGTCTCGGATTCGCTGGTACAATTGGCTGACCATGCCATTGAACTCCCCATGCTGGGGTTAAAACATTCCTTAAATGTTTCTGTTGCATATGGAATAGTACTTTATAATATCCTTTCTAAGTCTTTGTAAACTTGTAGCTTAGACTTGACTAACTTTATCATTCCTTCTAAATTGCTTTTGATTAATTCTATCGGGTTATGAGGTGGTATAATGTCACAATATTCTGTGGTAATATTAGATACAGATGATAGCAGAACCGACTACTTTGAAAGCATGTTCAAAAAAGATGATCATGTTGTAAGTATTTATGGTAGCATTGGTTCTATAATCCAACATGCTGAAAACTCAGATAAAGTTGCCTTTCTTGTTGAGTACAATACACTAACCGCTGAAAACCGCCTCGATGTAATTAAGTTTTTTAAAGACTATTCCCGGCAAAATGTTTTTATGTTTAATGTGCCGGATAATGCCAATAAACGTCTCGCTTTTTACGAATTAGGTGCAAAACGTGTTTTTGATACATCTCATCCGCTTGATGAAATTTATTACGCTTTGATTTGGCCGATTAAAAACATGGTATCAGATTCAAATAAAAACCTGCTGATATCATCCGGGCAACTGGAAGATGTTTCTCTTAAAAGCTTAATAAACAATCTTGCCAGAGAAGAGCGAAGCGGTATTTTGAAAATTGTCACTGAAAATAATAGTGGCAAAGTCTATTTTCGGGATGGCTATATCACCCATGCACAAGTTGGTTTGCATGTTGGGGAAAAAGCTGTATTACATATGCTTTTCTGGCATACGGGTGAATTTATCTTTAATGCAACAACTTCCTTTAATGATACAGTTAGTGTCAGCTTAAGTATTGTAACACTTTTAATAATTGCGGAAGATTTACGCAAAAGCTATTTACAGAATCTGCAAGAAATCGGATCCCAAAAAGCCATAGTTCAGGTTACATATTCGGGAGACTTGAATAGCAGTTCTATAGAAATAAACAATGGGTTTAAAGATGCAATTATCCGTCCTGCAATTTTAAGTGTAATATTGGAAAACCAGTTTTATACCTGCTATGAAACGGCACAAAAATTAATTGAACTAAAAAACTATGGGTTTCTTTCAGTAACTGATGCTGAGGCAACAGTAATTGAAAAGAAAAAAGAAAAAGATAACCAGGAAATTCCATTAGGGACTTTTTCTCTTTTAGACAATGATGAAACATTAGAGCTTTGCCACAATGTTTCTCTGGAAAAATTACAATCTGGTAAAATACTTATTATTTCAACATTGGGAAAAAGCAGCTATCACGCCCTGCAATCAATTGTTCAAAATGGAAGTGATATCCATAAAAGAAATAATACACACGTTTGCCGGGTTGAAGTTTTAACCCAGACAGATATTTCATTTTACAGCCTGACAATGGATGAAACAGTCCTGGAATCGGTAGGGAAAATATCTGATGAATTTACTGCAATTGCATTTCTTGTTGATGTACAGAAAACAGATGT includes:
- the rlmD gene encoding 23S rRNA (uracil(1939)-C(5))-methyltransferase RlmD, encoding MNNQYPVKKNQVYPLDVTSLAFGGQGVARIDDYVVFIKRALPGDNVNARITKRKKSYAEARIVSFNKKSDQRIDPQCKFFDSCGGCTWQNLIYKDQLAYKTQIVSDSVSRISGLKETTVKPIIPSESFFHYRNKMEFSFAEKKWLTFEELENKSISKDFALGLHVPGTFDKIVHIDKCLLQSNEASGILDFVSKYSQENNLTPYGIRSHEGLLRFLVIRQSHYNKEIMVNIVTAYKDKKIQELADELLDRFENIAGIVNNINSRKAQIAVGEEEILLAGKDWIEDKIGPFVFRISANSFFQTNTAQAELLYETAINFADINPDETVWDLYSGTGTISLFLAQKAKNVIGFEITQSSVENAFENAEKYNVKNVDFVAGDVINNMETSQEKVDVIVTDPPRAGMHEKVVLSILKIAPKKIVYVSCNPTTMARDLKLLEEKYTVDIIQPVDMFPQTYHIECVTRLSLKNNK
- a CDS encoding RNA methyltransferase, with amino-acid sequence MRRKLEFEEIFKDRPSVDDLKNLERKPIIALIDNIRSMHNVGSIFRSSDGARIEKLLLSGFTPSPPRPEISKTALGATDSVPWAYVDDSVSKIEELKKAGYTIYVVEQTSDSTVYSDVQFKFPLCFIVGNEVDGVSDSLVQLADHAIELPMLGLKHSLNVSVAYGIVLYNILSKSL
- a CDS encoding DUF4388 domain-containing protein — its product is MSQYSVVILDTDDSRTDYFESMFKKDDHVVSIYGSIGSIIQHAENSDKVAFLVEYNTLTAENRLDVIKFFKDYSRQNVFMFNVPDNANKRLAFYELGAKRVFDTSHPLDEIYYALIWPIKNMVSDSNKNLLISSGQLEDVSLKSLINNLAREERSGILKIVTENNSGKVYFRDGYITHAQVGLHVGEKAVLHMLFWHTGEFIFNATTSFNDTVSVSLSIVTLLIIAEDLRKSYLQNLQEIGSQKAIVQVTYSGDLNSSSIEINNGFKDAIIRPAILSVILENQFYTCYETAQKLIELKNYGFLSVTDAEATVIEKKKEKDNQEIPLGTFSLLDNDETLELCHNVSLEKLQSGKILIISTLGKSSYHALQSIVQNGSDIHKRNNTHVCRVEVLTQTDISFYSLTMDETVLESVGKISDEFTAIAFLVDVQKTDVFEYTSYVMHGLIKNEQTLWAPFAINSTEEMDLEQLKSTLNIPEHIPFIASDPTREEDVKQILLSLKKYIAPQPEEPDVEVDQDEEL